From the Streptomonospora nanhaiensis genome, the window GCTGCGCACGTCGTCCAGGTCGGCGACGTGGCGCAGGTAGTAGGTGAGTTTCACCAGGTCGGAGGAGTCGGCCCCGTGCCTGGCGAGGACCGCGTCGATGTTGCTCAACACCTGCCGCGTCTGCGCGAAGGCGTCCCCGGCGACACCGCCATCCGGCCCCACGGGGGTCTGCCCGGAGACGAAGATGAGCGGCCCTTCGGCTACCACCGAATCGCTGTACCTCTTCGGCATCGCGCCTCCCCATCGACGGCACTGGTCCCGGCCGGGCGGAGCGGCACCCGTAGCCGGAGCCCGGATTGCGGAGGCCCCGGTCGGACCCCGAACACAGGGCCTACGCGGTGACCGCCCGCCCCTGTGGCCACGGTACTCACCTCGCCCCGGACCGAGCCAGCAC encodes:
- a CDS encoding RidA family protein; this encodes MPKRYSDSVVAEGPLIFVSGQTPVGPDGGVAGDAFAQTRQVLSNIDAVLARHGADSSDLVKLTYYLRHVADLDDVRSALDEYLVHEPRPAATLVEVGGFVDPRFLLEVDAVARMPRGTRAEPGT